The Micromonospora krabiensis genome window below encodes:
- a CDS encoding lipoprotein has translation MDRRTRAAVLAALTLGVLSGCGEDDDSPAGAAGDPTPRATGEPWYDEIAAAPAEGTAGGAGTPCVLPVGFPLAAGWTAEPVEVPQGELAELVGDALTKRGGTTARCEVDGRRAGGGFLRVWTADQPTAAPRAALEAFVTGGGETVDDQQFRAVRAGAFEATEVTWLATDELAEEPSRHWALAVQSAGQTLVFTVNEGLITERTDVLPAYRLATRGLVAAG, from the coding sequence ATGGACCGACGTACCCGCGCCGCCGTGCTGGCCGCGCTCACCCTCGGCGTGCTCTCCGGCTGCGGCGAGGACGACGACAGCCCGGCCGGGGCGGCCGGTGATCCGACGCCGCGGGCGACCGGCGAGCCCTGGTACGACGAGATCGCCGCCGCTCCGGCCGAGGGCACCGCGGGCGGCGCGGGGACGCCGTGCGTCCTGCCGGTGGGCTTCCCGCTCGCGGCGGGCTGGACGGCGGAGCCGGTCGAGGTTCCCCAGGGCGAGCTGGCGGAGCTGGTCGGCGACGCGCTCACCAAGCGCGGCGGCACCACCGCCCGCTGCGAGGTGGACGGCCGGCGCGCCGGCGGCGGCTTCCTGCGGGTGTGGACGGCCGACCAACCGACCGCCGCGCCCCGGGCCGCACTGGAGGCGTTCGTCACCGGCGGCGGGGAGACGGTCGACGACCAGCAATTCCGCGCGGTACGGGCCGGTGCCTTCGAGGCCACCGAGGTCACCTGGCTCGCGACCGACGAGCTCGCCGAGGAGCCGTCGCGGCACTGGGCGCTGGCCGTCCAGTCGGCCGGCCAGACGCTGGTGTTCACGGTCAACGAGGGCCTGATCACCGAGCGGA